The following proteins are encoded in a genomic region of Methanomassiliicoccales archaeon:
- a CDS encoding PAS domain S-box protein: MPEPQASSIRILVVDDETTLLEIAREFLEQVPEFTVDVEASPLKALQRLASNSYDAVVSDYQMPGLDGVQFLKTLRSQGNDIPFILLTGKGREEVAMEALNNGADYYLQKGVQVRPLFAELTNMLRRSVEHMRNGQAIKESEIKYRRLFNSSRDAIMVWRLDDESHLVDVNERACSLLEYSHNELLDMNRTVLLAPEYSDAGFAPKGPLIDKRETSVELTLVSRSGEMIPSMVKTNVVEIQGVGHAISIVLDQRERHRSEKEAKEREARFRAIFENSATGIALEDSDRRILECNQALGRTFHRKCEDLRGTIAYDLMDPERAKDDRIEFDHLMNGELDQYTRENQYRDKDGSAIWANVHFSRIRDNGRNLALAMVEDVTKKRQAENIQSSLYQISQATVSSPNLDALYGSIHQILSGLMPAKNFFIGLVADDNESMTFPYFVDERDPNPGRVCRCRTTSNYVIRTGKPLFMDKGLWAKLIAEGEIVPSGSLPIQWMGAPLKVGGRTIGVMVVQNYTGTVTYTNLDLDILMFVSDHVALAIDLKRSEEALRESERKVSTLMGNLPGMAYRCRNDREWTMEFVSEGCRILTGYPPQDLIGNKILSYKDLIHPEDRKLVSDEVTKGVDGRTQFHVEYRIMARDGAVRWVWERGCPVFDGAGGFVGLEGFITDVSMRKKAQEDVGLANRKLTLLGDLTRHDVLNRVTMLSGYLELINKNEKDEKLRRYAEKAAIAARSIGEQMEFIKEYQGVGIGEPEWVDMDPLVGRAVSKTDLGIIGISHDLEGLSVFADPMIEKVFCNLMENSVKHGMTVSRITITYLRGNDSVEIYFRDDGNGIPSDTKGQLFDRSYKRRLGHGMNFVQEVLRITGMEIDEIGLPGKGALFRIKVPTGCYRFKEEVSKSYMSDTSVIDQGRAEK, from the coding sequence ATGCCCGAACCCCAGGCTTCATCCATCAGAATCCTGGTTGTAGATGATGAGACAACCCTTCTAGAGATAGCCCGGGAGTTCCTGGAACAGGTTCCAGAGTTCACCGTCGATGTGGAAGCGTCCCCGCTCAAGGCGCTTCAGAGGCTTGCCTCCAATAGCTATGATGCAGTCGTTTCAGACTACCAGATGCCAGGACTGGACGGCGTCCAATTCCTGAAGACCCTCCGCTCCCAAGGAAACGATATCCCTTTCATCCTTCTCACCGGCAAAGGTCGGGAGGAGGTGGCAATGGAAGCGCTCAACAACGGAGCGGACTATTACCTTCAGAAAGGTGTCCAGGTCAGGCCGCTCTTTGCCGAACTGACCAACATGCTACGGCGAAGCGTCGAGCACATGAGGAATGGACAGGCGATCAAGGAGAGCGAAATAAAGTATCGAAGGCTGTTCAATAGTAGCCGCGATGCAATAATGGTCTGGAGGCTGGACGACGAAAGTCACTTGGTCGATGTCAACGAGAGAGCGTGCTCGCTGCTGGAGTATTCCCACAATGAGCTTCTCGACATGAACAGGACCGTTCTCTTGGCACCAGAATACAGCGATGCGGGATTTGCTCCCAAGGGGCCGCTCATTGACAAAAGGGAGACCTCCGTCGAACTGACATTGGTCTCCAGATCCGGCGAAATGATCCCCAGTATGGTGAAGACCAATGTCGTGGAGATCCAGGGGGTCGGTCACGCCATCTCCATCGTCCTCGACCAGCGGGAAAGGCACCGTTCCGAGAAGGAAGCGAAGGAACGGGAGGCGAGGTTCCGAGCGATCTTTGAGAATTCCGCCACCGGGATCGCTCTGGAGGACTCGGACCGGAGGATCCTGGAATGCAATCAGGCATTGGGCCGGACATTCCATAGGAAGTGCGAGGATCTCCGGGGGACCATAGCCTACGACCTTATGGACCCAGAGAGGGCGAAGGACGACCGGATCGAGTTCGACCACCTAATGAACGGTGAGCTGGACCAATACACCAGGGAAAACCAGTATCGGGACAAGGACGGGTCTGCCATCTGGGCCAACGTGCATTTCTCCCGGATCAGGGATAACGGAAGGAACCTGGCCCTCGCCATGGTCGAGGACGTGACCAAGAAAAGGCAGGCGGAGAACATCCAATCTTCCCTCTACCAGATATCCCAGGCGACCGTGTCATCGCCGAACCTGGATGCGCTCTATGGCAGCATCCATCAGATACTGTCCGGGCTTATGCCGGCCAAGAATTTCTTCATCGGCCTGGTGGCGGACGACAACGAATCGATGACCTTCCCTTACTTCGTGGACGAGAGGGACCCAAATCCTGGCAGGGTTTGCAGGTGCAGGACCACGTCCAATTACGTGATCCGGACCGGCAAGCCCCTTTTCATGGACAAGGGCCTCTGGGCCAAGCTGATCGCCGAAGGAGAGATCGTGCCATCCGGATCCTTGCCCATCCAGTGGATGGGTGCCCCTCTGAAGGTCGGAGGGAGGACCATAGGGGTTATGGTGGTCCAGAACTACACTGGGACCGTCACATACACCAATCTTGACCTGGATATTCTGATGTTCGTTTCCGACCACGTGGCTTTGGCAATCGATCTCAAGAGATCGGAGGAGGCGCTGAGGGAGAGCGAACGTAAGGTTTCCACCTTGATGGGTAACCTGCCCGGTATGGCTTACCGGTGTCGGAATGACAGGGAATGGACCATGGAATTCGTTTCCGAAGGCTGCCGGATACTTACTGGCTATCCGCCCCAGGACCTCATCGGTAACAAAATCCTAAGCTATAAGGACCTGATCCACCCGGAAGATCGAAAACTGGTGTCGGATGAAGTGACAAAGGGCGTGGATGGAAGAACCCAGTTCCACGTGGAGTACCGAATTATGGCAAGGGACGGGGCCGTCAGATGGGTTTGGGAGCGAGGGTGCCCGGTGTTCGACGGGGCTGGGGGATTCGTAGGCCTGGAAGGATTCATCACCGATGTGTCCATGAGGAAGAAGGCCCAGGAGGACGTGGGACTGGCTAACAGGAAGCTCACCTTGCTCGGGGATCTGACCAGGCATGACGTGCTCAATCGGGTCACCATGCTGTCCGGATACCTGGAGCTCATCAACAAGAACGAAAAGGACGAAAAGTTGCGTCGCTATGCGGAGAAAGCTGCGATAGCGGCTCGCTCCATAGGGGAGCAGATGGAATTCATAAAGGAATACCAGGGAGTGGGGATCGGGGAACCGGAATGGGTCGACATGGACCCTCTGGTGGGCAGGGCAGTATCAAAGACCGATCTGGGCATCATCGGCATCTCTCATGATCTGGAAGGACTGTCCGTTTTCGCCGATCCGATGATAGAAAAAGTATTCTGCAACCTCATGGAGAACTCGGTGAAGCATGGCATGACAGTCTCTCGAATCACGATCACCTATCTCAGAGGGAACGATTCAGTGGAGATCTATTTCAGGGACGACGGGAACGGCATCCCATCGGACACGAAGGGGCAGTTGTTCGATAGGAGCTACAAGCGCAGGCTAGGCCACGGCATGAACTTCGTTCAAGAGGTGCTTCGAATAACAGGAATGGAGATAGACGAGATCGGCCTTCCCGGAAAAGGAGCGCTGTTCCGCATCAAGGTGCCGACTGGATGCTATCGTTTCAAGGAAGAGGTCAGTAAAAGTTATATGAGCGACACCTCCGTTATCGACCAAGGGAGGGCCGAGAAATAA
- a CDS encoding NADH-quinone oxidoreductase subunit C, giving the protein MSEEYLTEIVEDLPPNVAVGVTSTSFEGKNLRIDVTKDSLLNMVAHLNRRYHVTLISQHATDEREFTSNFCLYTIFSLPKKDLFLTLATKIDESLPAYRTLTSEVFAAYWYEREIMDMFGITALGHPDPRPLVLWDDWPLGYYPLRKDFDIESKVERIKTDYPYRPVEGEGVFVIPVGPVHAGVIEPGHFRFSVAGEPIINLEIRMGYVHRGVEKLSESTSYHRGTFLAERISGDNGFAHSTAYCQALESIAGVQVPERAENIRTTMLELERIYNHLGDLGGIALDTAFNVGAQQAYILKERIMDLNDWLTGSRFLRSVNALGGVRKDISKEQAVKLESTLVKTKLELSEWVSMINDMPSLMDRIEVTGTISYDIAKNMDLVGPAARGSGVDRDVRRDHPYAAYKHISFTVPVYREGDILARTKVRIDEINESVSIIEQALDLMKGSEIAVKIGDVPERKVGMGLVEAPRGEAMHWIMAGQGVPFRHKVRDPSFSNWLAIEFAVLGNIVPDFPLVNKSLSLSYAGNDL; this is encoded by the coding sequence ATGAGCGAAGAGTATCTGACCGAGATCGTGGAGGACCTGCCGCCGAACGTCGCCGTCGGGGTGACCTCCACATCGTTCGAGGGCAAGAACCTGCGTATCGATGTGACCAAGGACTCGCTCCTCAACATGGTGGCCCATCTGAACCGGCGCTACCATGTGACCCTGATCTCGCAGCATGCCACCGATGAGCGGGAGTTCACATCGAACTTCTGCCTCTATACCATATTCTCCCTTCCCAAGAAGGACCTGTTCCTTACCCTGGCAACGAAGATCGATGAGTCCTTGCCCGCCTACCGCACGCTGACCTCCGAGGTATTTGCCGCCTACTGGTACGAACGCGAGATCATGGACATGTTCGGAATAACCGCCCTCGGCCATCCAGACCCCAGGCCCTTGGTGCTTTGGGATGACTGGCCCCTTGGTTATTATCCCCTGCGCAAGGACTTCGACATAGAGTCGAAGGTGGAGAGGATCAAGACCGATTATCCCTATCGCCCGGTCGAAGGGGAGGGGGTGTTCGTCATACCGGTCGGTCCGGTCCATGCGGGAGTCATCGAGCCGGGACACTTCCGATTCAGTGTCGCTGGCGAACCGATCATCAATCTGGAGATCCGGATGGGCTATGTCCACCGCGGCGTGGAGAAGTTGTCCGAATCCACCTCCTACCACCGCGGCACTTTCCTGGCGGAGCGGATATCGGGGGACAACGGCTTTGCCCATTCGACCGCCTACTGTCAGGCCCTGGAATCGATAGCCGGGGTCCAGGTGCCCGAAAGGGCGGAGAACATAAGGACCACGATGCTGGAACTGGAGCGCATATACAATCACCTTGGTGACCTGGGCGGGATCGCATTGGACACCGCCTTCAACGTCGGTGCGCAGCAGGCCTACATCCTCAAGGAACGCATTATGGACCTGAACGATTGGCTTACCGGGAGCCGATTCTTGCGCTCGGTCAACGCTCTGGGCGGCGTTCGGAAGGACATCAGCAAGGAGCAGGCGGTCAAGCTCGAGTCCACCCTGGTCAAGACGAAGCTGGAGCTCTCCGAATGGGTGTCCATGATAAACGACATGCCCTCGCTAATGGACCGGATCGAGGTCACTGGGACGATCTCCTATGATATCGCCAAGAACATGGACCTGGTGGGGCCGGCGGCCCGCGGGAGCGGTGTAGACCGGGATGTCAGGCGAGACCATCCATATGCAGCATACAAGCACATTAGCTTCACGGTGCCAGTTTACCGGGAGGGAGACATACTGGCCAGAACGAAGGTAAGGATCGACGAGATCAACGAGTCGGTGAGCATCATCGAGCAGGCGCTTGACCTGATGAAGGGCTCGGAGATAGCCGTAAAGATTGGCGATGTGCCAGAGAGGAAGGTGGGGATGGGTCTGGTCGAAGCCCCTCGCGGTGAGGCGATGCACTGGATCATGGCCGGGCAGGGAGTGCCGTTCCGTCACAAGGTCCGGGACCCATCGTTCAGCAACTGGCTGGCGATCGAGTTTGCGGTACTGGGGAACATAGTCCCGGACTTCCCGTTGGTGAACAAGAGCCTCAGCCTCTCCTATGCTGGGAATGACCTGTGA
- a CDS encoding universal stress protein has product MATDGKEHSAKAVRYAFDHAKDHKATLFVVFVVSPKADEDKERMIRLGLDELDRLKDMATKEGIDVKTLLEAGSPYDTILKVSDRVSANEIVVGTSGKTVIDRVLIGSVSEYIVRNARCTVIVVR; this is encoded by the coding sequence TTGGCAACGGACGGGAAAGAACACTCGGCCAAGGCCGTCAGGTACGCTTTCGACCATGCGAAGGACCATAAGGCTACACTTTTCGTGGTGTTCGTTGTAAGCCCCAAGGCGGATGAGGACAAGGAACGCATGATAAGGCTAGGCCTGGACGAGCTGGACCGCCTCAAGGACATGGCCACCAAGGAAGGTATCGATGTAAAGACCCTTCTCGAGGCGGGATCACCCTACGATACGATCCTTAAGGTCTCGGACCGGGTGAGCGCTAACGAGATCGTGGTCGGAACGTCTGGTAAGACGGTCATCGACCGGGTCCTCATCGGCAGTGTCTCAGAATACATAGTGCGGAATGCCCGATGCACCGTCATCGTCGTCCGGTAA
- a CDS encoding universal stress protein, with amino-acid sequence MYVILAIDAQSFSSKTAKYAIEYAKAIGLDLLVMSVLSKKDMEENPRLVKFTMIVMSRIKTEAGDEGVEAKTLLEKGSPMEIILIEADRIGAKAIILGPTAKTGLDKFMIGSVSEGLIKAAKCPVVIVK; translated from the coding sequence ATGTATGTCATCCTGGCCATCGATGCACAATCATTCTCCAGCAAGACGGCGAAGTATGCCATAGAATATGCGAAGGCCATAGGACTGGACCTGCTTGTCATGTCGGTCCTGAGCAAGAAGGACATGGAGGAGAACCCTCGGCTCGTCAAGTTCACAATGATAGTCATGTCCCGCATAAAGACGGAGGCAGGGGATGAAGGGGTAGAGGCAAAGACCTTGCTTGAAAAAGGATCGCCTATGGAGATCATCCTCATCGAGGCGGACCGGATCGGTGCAAAGGCCATCATTCTCGGCCCGACCGCCAAGACCGGCTTGGACAAGTTCATGATCGGCAGCGTCTCCGAGGGACTTATCAAGGCAGCGAAGTGCCCTGTCGTGATCGTGAAATGA
- a CDS encoding hydrogenase, with translation MSDVLLTDVINGLAALILLFAFVMVAGARMHQIIRAYTLGSLALGLLAAAVAYYTQADHIYIVAILTIVLKVIVIPRFLDYTVDRIKVKKEVEPLVSIPGSLLICGALTFIAYYITSPIIAQGSVITKNCLAISLAVVLIGFFVIIARRKAMTEIVGLLMMENGLFLAAISLTYGMPMIVEIGIFFDVLVAAIIMGIFAFKINHTFETVDTTFMRRLRD, from the coding sequence ATGAGCGACGTACTCCTGACCGATGTGATCAACGGGCTGGCCGCCCTGATCTTGCTGTTCGCGTTCGTCATGGTCGCTGGCGCCCGGATGCATCAGATCATCCGGGCCTATACCCTCGGGTCACTGGCATTAGGTCTATTGGCCGCAGCGGTGGCGTACTATACCCAGGCGGACCACATATACATCGTGGCGATATTGACCATCGTGCTGAAGGTCATCGTGATCCCCCGGTTCCTGGACTACACGGTGGACCGCATCAAGGTGAAGAAGGAGGTAGAACCGCTGGTAAGCATACCTGGGTCGCTTTTGATCTGCGGGGCGCTCACCTTCATCGCCTATTACATCACCTCACCCATCATAGCCCAGGGAAGCGTCATCACCAAGAACTGCCTGGCTATCTCACTAGCGGTGGTATTGATCGGATTCTTCGTGATCATCGCCCGGCGCAAGGCGATGACCGAGATCGTCGGGCTGCTGATGATGGAGAACGGTCTCTTCCTGGCAGCGATCTCGCTCACCTATGGTATGCCGATGATCGTCGAGATAGGCATCTTCTTCGACGTGTTGGTGGCAGCGATCATAATGGGAATATTCGCCTTCAAGATCAACCACACCTTCGAGACGGTCGATACCACTTTCATGAGGAGGCTGAGGGACTGA
- a CDS encoding 4Fe-4S binding protein: protein MFRWYTNGVMKKGVVTIDYPDRPYTPYDGHMGMPEVDVHLCRMDKGCVGVCPTGAIDEGYSTISIDMGKCIFCGECARHCPEQAIKMSKKFELAAKDAQNLKVVYRIDRKQ, encoded by the coding sequence ATGTTCAGATGGTACACCAATGGAGTGATGAAGAAAGGCGTTGTGACCATCGATTACCCGGATCGGCCCTACACGCCCTACGACGGTCATATGGGGATGCCCGAGGTCGATGTCCACCTCTGCCGGATGGACAAGGGCTGTGTGGGGGTATGCCCCACCGGAGCCATAGACGAAGGCTACAGCACCATATCCATCGACATGGGCAAATGCATCTTCTGCGGCGAGTGCGCCAGACATTGCCCGGAACAGGCGATCAAGATGTCAAAGAAGTTCGAGCTGGCCGCTAAGGACGCTCAGAACCTTAAGGTGGTGTACCGGATTGACCGAAAACAGTGA
- a CDS encoding NADH-quinone oxidoreductase subunit B family protein — translation MTENSEEVEVLGRHLDQRIKKVLGRSLSIREVDAGSCNACEVEVNALTNAIYDIERFGLHIVASPRFADMLLVTGPVTRNMEHALLQTYKATPTPKIVVAMGVCAISGGLFADTYACSNGVNSVVPVDVFIPGCPPRPQAIIQGIMVALDIMESRMIKTGDPTSNLRS, via the coding sequence TTGACCGAAAACAGTGAGGAAGTAGAGGTGTTGGGGCGGCACTTGGACCAGAGGATAAAGAAGGTGCTGGGCCGCTCACTCTCGATCCGGGAAGTGGATGCCGGCTCGTGCAATGCCTGCGAGGTCGAGGTGAACGCGCTCACCAACGCCATCTATGACATAGAGCGGTTCGGTCTGCACATCGTCGCCTCGCCCCGATTCGCGGACATGCTTTTGGTCACTGGTCCGGTCACACGCAATATGGAGCATGCGCTTCTCCAGACATACAAGGCCACGCCGACCCCCAAGATCGTGGTGGCAATGGGGGTCTGTGCCATAAGCGGCGGCCTGTTCGCGGATACCTATGCATGCTCGAACGGGGTGAACTCGGTGGTGCCGGTCGATGTCTTCATACCTGGGTGTCCGCCCCGGCCCCAGGCGATCATCCAAGGGATCATGGTGGCGTTGGACATCATGGAATCAAGAATGATCAAGACCGGCGATCCGACATCGAATCTCAGATCCTGA
- a CDS encoding NADH-quinone oxidoreductase subunit H produces MDQIYIDIVLSVLQALLLLAVAPLITGIIRKIKAYAQQRQGASILQPYRDIAKYFHKDSVVSRETSWIFSVTPYISMAAVLIAALIVPVFITRTLGFVGDLIVVVYLLGTVRFFTALAALDAGSAFGGMGSSREMMVSSIVEPTMLLSIFAMGLISGTTSLGSIASALSISGIDLVRPALFLASAAFLISTIAENARVPVDNPTTHLELTMIHEGMILEYSGKKLGLMELSSMTRLVLYFTILSNVFFPWGIANDLSVISLGVGLVAILGKVLFLALVIAIIESSISKLRLFRLPNLLTVSFTLALLAVMSFYIL; encoded by the coding sequence TTGGACCAGATTTACATCGATATAGTGTTGAGCGTTCTGCAGGCTCTTCTCCTGCTCGCCGTGGCCCCACTGATCACCGGCATCATCAGGAAGATCAAAGCATACGCTCAGCAAAGGCAAGGGGCGAGCATCCTGCAGCCGTACCGTGACATCGCCAAATACTTCCACAAGGATTCGGTCGTGTCCAGGGAGACCTCCTGGATATTCTCGGTCACTCCGTACATCTCCATGGCGGCGGTGCTGATCGCCGCACTTATTGTCCCGGTATTCATAACCAGGACCCTCGGCTTCGTCGGCGACCTCATCGTCGTGGTATATCTTCTGGGGACTGTACGGTTCTTCACCGCATTGGCCGCGCTAGACGCGGGCAGCGCCTTCGGAGGTATGGGCTCCAGCAGGGAAATGATGGTCTCATCGATCGTCGAACCGACCATGCTGCTCTCGATATTTGCCATGGGCCTCATATCTGGCACCACCAGCCTGGGATCGATCGCCAGCGCCCTCTCCATCTCGGGGATCGACCTGGTTCGCCCGGCACTCTTCCTGGCGTCCGCCGCCTTCCTCATATCGACCATTGCCGAGAACGCACGTGTGCCCGTCGACAACCCGACCACGCACCTCGAACTTACCATGATCCACGAGGGCATGATCCTCGAGTACTCCGGCAAGAAGCTGGGCCTGATGGAACTCTCCAGCATGACCCGGTTGGTCCTATACTTCACGATACTCTCCAACGTGTTCTTCCCCTGGGGCATCGCCAACGACCTGTCCGTCATCAGCCTCGGTGTCGGTCTCGTCGCCATCCTGGGAAAGGTGCTGTTCCTGGCTCTGGTCATCGCCATCATAGAATCGTCGATATCGAAGCTTCGGCTGTTCCGTCTGCCCAACCTATTGACCGTATCGTTCACCCTTGCGCTGCTGGCGGTGATGTCATTCTACATTCTATGA
- a CDS encoding hydrogenase 4 subunit F, with amino-acid sequence MMIELMVAIPIVTAFVLFFTRTRRQMELVSTAGIIALFGLACYLVYDVMTNGNIGYSIWYMDSLSAYMLFIISFIGLMAAIYSIPYIGHEVKEKELTVDRVKYYYMLFHIFMFTMLMVVVSNNLGIMWIAIEATTLASAFLVGFTENDTAVEAAWKYLIICSVGITLALFGTILAYASSVGYLGESSDALNWSTLMANASHLDPTLLKISFILIMVGYGTKVGLAPMHTWLPDAHSQAPTPVSALLSGVLLNCAMYGIIRFHLITSVTVPGFSSTLLVIFGLVSIAVAAAFIIMARDFKRLLAYSSIEHMGIIAFGFGIGGFLGIFGALLHMLNHALTKCLLFFGAGNLLQKFKTREIAGIRGVSSLMPMTAVLFIAGALAITGSPPFSIFLSEVTILTGGLSAPNYLAAGIYIVLLSMIFAAFMYHVSKMMFGEPTEGIAKGELERSRFLPMGVLLVMILVMGIFIPSQLHDLLENIANLFGVHP; translated from the coding sequence ATGATGATCGAACTGATGGTGGCCATCCCCATTGTTACGGCGTTTGTGCTCTTCTTCACCAGGACCCGCCGCCAGATGGAACTGGTCTCCACGGCGGGGATAATCGCGCTGTTTGGCCTAGCCTGCTACCTGGTCTACGATGTCATGACCAATGGCAACATCGGGTACAGCATCTGGTACATGGATTCGCTGAGCGCGTACATGCTCTTCATCATCTCTTTCATCGGCCTGATGGCCGCCATCTACTCGATACCGTACATCGGTCACGAGGTCAAGGAGAAGGAGCTGACGGTGGACCGGGTCAAGTATTATTACATGCTGTTCCACATCTTCATGTTCACCATGCTGATGGTGGTCGTCAGCAACAACCTGGGGATCATGTGGATCGCCATCGAGGCGACCACGCTCGCCTCAGCCTTCTTGGTCGGTTTCACGGAGAACGACACAGCCGTGGAGGCGGCGTGGAAATACCTGATCATCTGCTCGGTCGGGATCACCCTGGCGCTGTTCGGCACGATCCTGGCCTATGCATCGTCCGTCGGATATCTGGGCGAATCCTCCGACGCTCTCAACTGGTCCACGTTGATGGCCAACGCATCCCATCTTGACCCGACGCTTCTGAAGATATCGTTCATCCTGATCATGGTCGGCTATGGCACGAAGGTGGGTCTGGCTCCCATGCACACCTGGCTTCCGGACGCTCATTCACAGGCACCGACTCCGGTCAGCGCGCTTCTTTCCGGCGTCCTGCTGAACTGTGCCATGTATGGCATTATCCGATTCCACCTGATCACCTCGGTCACCGTTCCCGGATTCTCATCCACGCTGCTTGTGATCTTCGGACTGGTTTCGATCGCGGTGGCTGCAGCATTCATCATCATGGCCAGGGATTTCAAGCGGCTTCTGGCATATTCGTCGATCGAGCATATGGGCATCATCGCCTTCGGTTTCGGGATCGGGGGGTTCCTGGGCATATTCGGTGCACTACTGCACATGCTGAACCATGCCCTCACCAAATGCCTTCTTTTCTTCGGCGCGGGCAACCTGTTGCAGAAGTTCAAGACCCGGGAGATCGCCGGTATCAGAGGCGTTTCCTCGCTGATGCCGATGACCGCCGTCCTGTTCATTGCAGGTGCACTTGCCATAACCGGATCTCCGCCGTTCAGCATATTCCTGTCAGAGGTGACGATATTGACCGGAGGCCTCTCCGCGCCCAACTATCTCGCGGCCGGAATCTATATTGTGTTGCTGTCGATGATCTTCGCAGCCTTCATGTACCATGTGAGCAAGATGATGTTCGGTGAGCCGACGGAAGGCATAGCCAAGGGAGAATTGGAGCGTTCCAGGTTCCTGCCGATGGGCGTGCTGCTGGTCATGATACTCGTCATGGGCATCTTCATCCCCTCCCAGCTTCATGATCTGCTTGAGAATATCGCGAATTTGTTCGGGGTGCATCCATGA